A genomic stretch from Thermostichus vulcanus str. 'Rupite' includes:
- a CDS encoding response regulator transcription factor, translating into MKRVLVVDDDPLSLKVLSRHLTQHGYRVYTGASGIEGLRLFAQEQPDVVVSDVVMPEMDGFEFCRQLRQQRGGELVPFIFLSSRGEVDDRVQGYEWGADDYIIKPFEPLELVAKIEAQIERSRRTQSEILRLIQQQPQAKPEASPRPTPAELPLTAAEERVFREVIRGSTNKQIGEKLFISPRTVQTHLTNILSKLSLENRSQLVRFAYERGYSAEEEPTE; encoded by the coding sequence ATGAAGCGTGTACTGGTCGTAGATGACGATCCCCTGTCACTAAAGGTGCTGAGCCGCCACCTCACTCAGCATGGCTATCGGGTTTACACAGGTGCTTCCGGTATAGAGGGCTTACGCCTTTTTGCCCAGGAACAACCGGATGTGGTGGTTTCGGATGTGGTGATGCCGGAAATGGACGGCTTCGAATTCTGTCGGCAACTGCGTCAGCAGCGGGGCGGAGAGCTCGTCCCCTTCATCTTTCTTTCGTCGCGGGGGGAAGTGGATGACCGAGTGCAGGGCTATGAATGGGGGGCAGATGACTACATCATCAAACCCTTTGAACCACTGGAATTGGTGGCCAAAATCGAAGCCCAGATTGAACGGTCTCGCCGCACCCAATCGGAAATTCTGCGCCTGATCCAACAGCAACCCCAGGCAAAACCCGAAGCGTCGCCCCGCCCAACTCCGGCTGAGCTGCCCCTAACCGCTGCCGAAGAACGGGTGTTTCGGGAGGTGATTCGCGGCTCCACCAACAAGCAAATTGGCGAGAAACTGTTCATCAGCCCGCGCACGGTACAAACCCACCTGACCAATATTCTGAGCAAGCTCTCTTTAGAGAACCGCTCGCAGTTGGTTCGTTTTGCCTATGAACGGGGCTACAGCGCCGAAGAGGAACCGACGGAGTGA
- a CDS encoding sulfiredoxin has translation MAQIREIPLAQIRRPLPRQTDPDKVLALMASIDEIGLQEPIEVLEVEGEYYGFSGCHRYEAFTRLGKERIPCRVRKAPRAVLKLHLA, from the coding sequence ATGGCTCAGATTCGAGAAATTCCGCTTGCCCAAATTCGCCGTCCGCTGCCGCGTCAAACGGATCCGGATAAGGTGCTAGCGCTGATGGCTTCCATCGATGAAATTGGCCTGCAAGAACCGATTGAGGTTCTGGAGGTGGAAGGAGAATATTACGGGTTTTCGGGCTGTCACCGTTACGAAGCTTTTACCCGGTTGGGCAAAGAGCGGATCCCTTGTCGAGTCCGGAAGGCGCCGCGTGCTGTTTTGAAACTGCATTTGGCGTGA